One genomic segment of Salinibacter grassmerensis includes these proteins:
- a CDS encoding AMP-dependent synthetase/ligase — protein sequence MSGPIHAAPPDAGSCVRGRTIPDLLYEASDAYENPQALNQPTDEGWVPMSLDQFRRRAEETALGLRALGLERGTKVALLLESDVHYCVVDMGCLIGGLVDVPLYLSSAAEQMQYVVDHAEAEALVVSNPKRLAQAAALLPDLPRIETVIVCDPGDEEDRPELPDRVTLKTLGAVQNLGRADVENPSAAVDDLRADIAPEDLATIIYTSGTTGRPKGVMLSHENISSNAITSIAEIDDFETGPEGEVVISFLPLTHVFARMLQYAYMMRGISIYFVHPDNLVDALPKVRPTVFASVPRVLEKVYAGIKKKVMGMQGLQKRIGEWGLQVAQDYDMTRSKPTLYALKHAAADRLVFRKWRAAFGGRVKYVVVGGAALQPNLANILAAADITTLQGYGLTETSPVIAYTRPQRNKPGTVGEPLPGVEVKIAEDGEILTRGPHVMQGYYKAPDETDSVLEAEGWLHTGDIGEFDEDGFLKITDRKKALFKLSTGKYVMPQPIENRMGSDPLVDNAVVVGRDRKFCAALLFPAQDQVRALADERGVGAERDIDDLLTEPDIVNAYRTIVQSANKGMEPWSTVKRLALIPDELTVESDLMTPTMKIRRPEVRKAYADEIEALYDEEKSAGGQGVVLVEV from the coding sequence ATGTCCGGTCCCATTCACGCGGCGCCCCCGGATGCCGGTTCATGCGTGCGGGGGCGGACCATTCCCGATCTACTGTACGAGGCCTCCGACGCGTACGAGAATCCCCAAGCCCTAAACCAGCCGACGGATGAGGGCTGGGTCCCCATGTCGCTCGACCAATTTCGGCGGCGAGCGGAAGAGACGGCCCTGGGCCTGCGTGCGCTCGGTCTGGAGCGGGGGACGAAGGTAGCCCTCCTCCTGGAGAGCGATGTGCACTACTGTGTCGTCGACATGGGGTGCCTCATTGGGGGACTCGTCGACGTGCCGTTGTACCTGTCGAGCGCGGCGGAGCAGATGCAGTACGTCGTCGACCACGCCGAGGCCGAGGCCCTCGTCGTGTCCAACCCGAAGCGCCTCGCCCAGGCCGCGGCCCTGCTCCCAGACCTGCCCCGAATCGAGACAGTTATCGTTTGCGACCCCGGCGACGAGGAGGACCGCCCGGAACTGCCGGACCGGGTGACGCTGAAGACGCTCGGGGCCGTTCAGAACTTGGGCCGCGCCGACGTCGAGAATCCGTCCGCGGCCGTCGATGATCTTCGGGCGGACATCGCCCCCGAGGACCTCGCGACCATCATCTACACGAGTGGCACTACGGGGCGGCCTAAAGGCGTGATGCTGTCCCACGAGAACATCTCCTCGAACGCCATCACGTCGATCGCGGAGATCGACGATTTCGAGACCGGCCCGGAAGGAGAGGTGGTGATCTCGTTCCTGCCCCTCACGCATGTGTTTGCCCGCATGCTGCAGTACGCGTACATGATGCGGGGCATCAGCATCTACTTCGTCCACCCCGACAATCTCGTGGACGCCCTGCCGAAGGTGCGGCCGACGGTCTTCGCGTCGGTCCCGCGCGTCCTCGAAAAGGTGTACGCCGGCATCAAGAAGAAGGTGATGGGCATGCAGGGGCTTCAGAAGCGCATCGGGGAGTGGGGCCTCCAGGTGGCGCAGGACTACGACATGACCCGGTCGAAGCCCACCCTGTACGCCCTCAAGCACGCGGCGGCGGATCGGCTCGTGTTTCGCAAGTGGCGGGCCGCCTTCGGGGGACGGGTCAAATACGTGGTCGTGGGGGGGGCGGCCCTCCAGCCGAACCTCGCCAACATTTTAGCGGCGGCGGACATCACGACGCTTCAGGGATACGGCCTGACCGAGACGAGTCCGGTGATCGCCTACACCCGCCCGCAGCGCAACAAGCCCGGCACGGTGGGCGAGCCGCTGCCCGGCGTGGAGGTCAAGATTGCGGAGGACGGGGAGATCCTGACGCGTGGGCCCCACGTGATGCAGGGCTACTACAAGGCCCCCGACGAGACGGACTCCGTGTTGGAAGCAGAAGGGTGGCTTCACACCGGCGACATCGGCGAGTTTGATGAGGATGGCTTTCTCAAAATCACCGACCGCAAGAAGGCCCTCTTCAAACTCTCGACCGGGAAGTACGTGATGCCCCAGCCCATCGAGAATCGCATGGGGAGTGATCCGCTGGTGGACAACGCCGTCGTCGTGGGCCGGGACCGCAAGTTCTGTGCGGCCCTGCTGTTTCCGGCCCAGGATCAGGTCCGGGCGCTGGCGGACGAGCGGGGCGTGGGCGCCGAGCGGGACATTGACGATCTCCTGACTGAGCCGGACATTGTAAATGCGTACCGGACAATTGTGCAGAGCGCAAACAAGGGGATGGAGCCATGGTCTACCGTTAAGCGTCTGGCCCTCATCCCCGACGAGCTGACCGTCGAATCGGACCTTATGACCCCGACCATGAAGATCCGCCGGCCGGAGGTGCGAAAGGCCTACGCCGATGAGATTGAGGCCCTGTACGACGAAGAAAAGTCGGCGGGCGGCCAGGGAGTGGTTCTGGTGGAGGTGTAA
- a CDS encoding TetR/AcrR family transcriptional regulator has product MTTSTNGSEEVELRRRILDTARHLLVQEGYKALSMRTIADAIGYSATSIYLHFDSKDALLHALIHEGMMDLRDRLRDSAAQHPESPVQRLRALCECFVEFGLGNPEYYEIMFQLRPERMERYPPEKYRAARENLEFFARTLDEGVEQGIFEVDDSQVSASTTWSSLHGTVSLLLADRVDVHIDPDAFIETAIRQVLRGFRAPASSTP; this is encoded by the coding sequence ATGACTACGTCGACCAACGGGTCGGAGGAGGTCGAACTCCGCCGCCGCATTTTGGACACGGCGCGTCACCTGCTCGTGCAGGAGGGCTACAAGGCGCTGTCGATGCGCACGATTGCCGACGCTATCGGGTACAGTGCCACTAGCATCTATCTTCACTTCGACAGCAAGGATGCGTTGCTCCACGCCCTCATCCACGAGGGCATGATGGATCTGCGAGATCGTCTTCGGGACTCGGCGGCGCAACACCCCGAGTCTCCGGTCCAGCGACTCCGAGCCCTCTGCGAATGCTTCGTCGAGTTCGGACTCGGCAACCCGGAGTACTACGAGATCATGTTTCAGCTCCGGCCGGAACGGATGGAACGCTACCCGCCTGAGAAGTACCGGGCGGCCCGGGAGAACCTGGAGTTCTTTGCTCGAACCCTTGACGAAGGCGTGGAGCAGGGGATTTTTGAGGTGGACGATAGCCAGGTGTCGGCGAGTACCACGTGGTCGTCGCTGCACGGCACCGTGTCGCTGCTGCTCGCCGACCGGGTGGACGTCCACATCGACCCGGATGCGTTCATTGAGACCGCCATTCGCCAGGTCCTCCGCGGGTTTCGGGCGCCCGCTTCGTCCACGCCCTGA
- the porV gene encoding type IX secretion system outer membrane channel protein PorV, producing the protein MTDQVLPRLSRWFVVASGLLLVGGLVVPAHGQVAQSSALFLRIEPDSRAAGMGNAGVATADNANTIFWNPSGLAFQKDTQVGVTHANWLPEFNANLFYEYLVGSYHVDGVGTFGGNVQYLNLGETEIRDPSGNRLGVTNSYQLAVSTSYGVKVSERLGVGTSLRYIHSKLTSGLREGTGEGNAATLATDISALYRSAPFTLGGADATFSAGLNIANLGGTLDFNENSPDKDPIPANLRFGPALTIDFDEYNSLTVTTDFNKSLVSTEQREIQKQQGDSTVTEQVRVGNTGFEALFDSWGSARGQVGPDGEATSLSLVQQFTVGTGVEYWYSDLFALRSGYYYEHPDNGDRQFLTFGAGLRYNIVGVDISYLYTAEDESPLANTLRFSLLFNFQ; encoded by the coding sequence ATGACTGATCAGGTTCTTCCGCGCCTGTCCCGCTGGTTCGTTGTTGCCTCTGGGCTGCTACTCGTGGGGGGGCTGGTAGTGCCTGCCCACGGGCAGGTCGCCCAGTCCTCGGCCCTCTTCCTCCGCATCGAGCCCGACAGCCGGGCGGCCGGCATGGGCAACGCCGGGGTGGCCACCGCCGACAACGCCAACACGATCTTCTGGAATCCGTCCGGCCTCGCGTTCCAGAAGGACACGCAGGTTGGGGTTACGCACGCGAACTGGCTACCGGAATTTAACGCCAACCTGTTTTACGAGTACCTCGTCGGGTCGTACCACGTCGACGGCGTCGGGACGTTTGGGGGCAACGTCCAATACCTCAACCTTGGTGAGACCGAGATCCGTGATCCGTCTGGGAACCGGCTCGGTGTGACAAACTCGTACCAGCTTGCCGTTTCCACATCCTACGGCGTGAAGGTCTCCGAGCGGTTGGGGGTGGGGACGTCCCTCCGATACATCCACTCGAAGCTCACCTCCGGCTTGCGGGAAGGCACCGGAGAGGGGAACGCGGCCACGCTCGCCACTGATATCTCAGCCCTCTACCGGTCCGCCCCCTTCACGTTGGGTGGGGCAGACGCCACGTTCTCGGCGGGCCTTAACATCGCAAACCTGGGCGGAACGCTGGACTTCAACGAAAACAGCCCGGACAAAGACCCCATTCCCGCCAACCTGCGATTTGGTCCGGCCCTGACCATCGACTTCGACGAATATAACTCGCTGACCGTTACCACGGACTTCAACAAGTCATTAGTCAGTACGGAGCAAAGAGAAATCCAGAAGCAGCAGGGCGATTCTACTGTGACTGAACAAGTTCGTGTGGGGAATACTGGGTTCGAGGCTCTCTTCGATTCGTGGGGCTCGGCCCGCGGGCAGGTCGGTCCGGACGGGGAGGCCACTAGCCTGTCCCTGGTGCAGCAGTTTACAGTCGGAACGGGTGTGGAGTACTGGTACAGCGATTTGTTTGCGCTCCGCTCCGGGTACTACTACGAGCATCCGGACAACGGCGACCGCCAGTTCCTTACGTTCGGGGCCGGGCTCCGGTACAACATCGTTGGCGTGGATATTTCCTACCTCTACACCGCGGAGGACGAAAGTCCTCTGGCCAACACCCTCCGCTTCTCACTTCTGTTCAACTTCCAGTAG
- a CDS encoding histidine kinase dimerization/phospho-acceptor domain-containing protein, which translates to MSDFEEPETTDELHETLSTVYHDLNNPLSIISGNAQFLLELSQEEELDEQFASSAQDIQEASQRMAESLQRLTRLRDALEDQEEA; encoded by the coding sequence ATGAGTGACTTCGAAGAGCCTGAAACGACGGACGAGCTCCACGAGACCCTGTCCACTGTCTACCACGATCTCAACAATCCCCTCTCCATTATCTCCGGGAACGCGCAGTTTTTACTTGAACTGAGTCAGGAGGAAGAGCTCGACGAGCAGTTTGCCTCGTCGGCCCAGGACATCCAGGAAGCCAGCCAGCGGATGGCGGAATCTCTTCAGCGGCTGACCCGCCTTCGGGACGCGCTCGAAGATCAAGAAGAGGCGTGA
- a CDS encoding MBL fold metallo-hydrolase: MPEIGPYTLHSIETGRFGLDGGAMFGIVPKPLWSERIEPDEQNRIPLSMRCLLLTGNDRVVLIDTGVGDTFEGTKFQDIFAVDHSGSTLKSSLAAQGVAPADVTDVILTHLHFDHAGGSTRRVDGDPAVAFPNATYHVQQRHWDWATDPNPKEAQSFRPDTFAPIEETGRLNRVEGETTLLPHVDVSLVHGHTEAQQIVMVRDDETTLVYVADLLPTTHHLSPAWTMAYDVRPLRTIEEKRKFLGQAADSEWKLFFEHDPDVAVADVKRTDRGVQVVNKRPLHAL; encoded by the coding sequence ATGCCCGAAATTGGCCCCTACACGCTCCACAGCATTGAAACCGGTCGGTTTGGGTTGGACGGCGGTGCCATGTTCGGGATCGTGCCGAAGCCCCTCTGGTCGGAACGCATTGAGCCGGACGAACAGAACCGCATTCCACTGAGCATGCGGTGCCTCCTGCTGACAGGAAACGATCGCGTCGTGTTGATCGACACTGGGGTCGGCGACACGTTCGAAGGCACGAAGTTCCAGGACATCTTCGCGGTGGATCACAGCGGATCCACCCTCAAGAGTTCGCTTGCGGCACAGGGGGTAGCGCCGGCGGACGTGACGGATGTCATCCTCACGCACCTTCACTTCGATCATGCGGGCGGGAGCACACGCCGGGTCGACGGGGATCCTGCAGTTGCCTTCCCCAACGCGACCTACCACGTCCAGCAACGACACTGGGACTGGGCCACCGATCCGAACCCGAAAGAGGCCCAGTCCTTCCGCCCCGACACATTCGCCCCCATCGAAGAAACGGGGCGGCTCAACCGTGTGGAGGGAGAGACAACACTTCTGCCACACGTCGACGTGTCCCTCGTACACGGCCACACCGAGGCGCAACAAATTGTAATGGTACGGGACGACGAGACGACCCTCGTTTACGTGGCGGACCTTCTCCCGACCACGCACCATCTATCCCCGGCTTGGACGATGGCCTACGACGTCCGCCCACTCCGGACAATTGAGGAGAAACGCAAGTTTTTGGGGCAGGCGGCGGATTCGGAATGGAAATTGTTCTTCGAACATGACCCGGACGTCGCGGTTGCCGATGTGAAACGCACCGACCGTGGTGTTCAGGTCGTCAATAAACGTCCCCTCCATGCTTTGTAA
- a CDS encoding LON peptidase substrate-binding domain-containing protein — MDSIDSLPLFPLSLVLYPGEQLSLHIFEDRYRALTAYCLEHEVPFGIVRTDGESRADVGTTARIEEVVKQYDDGRSDIVVRGEERFRIDTVRDDQASYYTADIALIEDEETTIDLDLKERAITQHMKLLELAGRTVRPDLYEDVDRLSFVLAQNGALDGDQKQEVLEGKTENERIRYLINHFESVIPRIEEQEGVRRRIRSNGHFKDFPPEEV; from the coding sequence ATGGATTCGATTGATTCTCTTCCTCTATTTCCGCTGAGCCTTGTCCTGTATCCGGGTGAGCAGTTGTCCCTCCATATCTTCGAGGACCGATACAGGGCCCTCACCGCGTACTGCCTAGAGCACGAGGTGCCCTTCGGCATCGTCCGAACCGATGGGGAGTCGCGGGCGGACGTGGGCACGACGGCCCGCATCGAAGAGGTCGTGAAGCAGTACGACGACGGGCGTTCGGACATCGTGGTGCGCGGGGAGGAGCGATTCCGAATTGACACCGTTCGCGACGACCAGGCGAGCTACTACACCGCCGACATTGCGCTGATTGAGGATGAGGAGACGACCATCGACCTCGATCTGAAAGAGCGAGCCATTACACAACACATGAAGCTGTTGGAACTGGCTGGCCGCACGGTCCGCCCCGATCTGTACGAGGATGTGGACCGCCTGTCGTTCGTCCTGGCCCAAAACGGCGCCCTGGACGGGGACCAAAAGCAAGAAGTGCTCGAAGGGAAAACCGAGAACGAACGAATCCGCTACCTCATCAACCACTTCGAGTCGGTTATCCCTCGTATTGAAGAGCAGGAGGGAGTCCGGCGGCGGATTCGTTCTAACGGGCACTTCAAAGACTTTCCGCCCGAAGAGGTATGA
- a CDS encoding ABC transporter ATP-binding protein: protein MDTPLLQVDALLKQYDTGGDDPLTVLQDLDLAVQEGEILAVVGESGTGKSTLLHLLGALDRPTDGTVRFAGTDLFAKSDEELAAFRNRSIGFVFQFHHLLPEFTALENVAMPALIQHRSLADVTPRAHDLLALLGLDDRADHRPRTLSGGEKQRVAIARALMNEPALVLMDEPTGNLDARTAEPLHREIERLSREMAHTFVLASHDPSLAEVAGRILRLEHGSLHPPAPADEMAPETGPPDGERPEA, encoded by the coding sequence GTGGACACGCCGCTGCTTCAGGTCGATGCGCTCCTCAAGCAATACGACACGGGGGGCGATGACCCGCTTACCGTTCTTCAGGACCTTGACCTGGCCGTACAGGAAGGGGAGATTCTTGCCGTCGTGGGGGAGAGTGGGACCGGGAAGTCCACGCTCCTTCACCTGCTGGGGGCCCTGGACCGGCCGACCGATGGAACGGTCCGGTTTGCCGGAACGGATCTCTTCGCGAAAAGCGACGAGGAGCTTGCGGCCTTCCGCAATCGGTCGATCGGGTTTGTCTTTCAGTTTCATCACCTGCTCCCGGAGTTCACGGCCCTCGAAAACGTGGCCATGCCGGCCCTCATCCAGCACCGCTCTTTGGCGGACGTTACGCCACGGGCCCACGACCTGCTTGCCCTGCTGGGCCTGGACGACCGTGCCGACCATCGGCCCCGTACCCTCTCGGGTGGAGAGAAGCAACGAGTAGCCATCGCCCGGGCCCTCATGAACGAGCCGGCACTGGTGCTCATGGACGAGCCCACCGGCAATCTGGACGCCCGCACGGCCGAGCCCCTGCACCGCGAGATTGAGCGGCTGAGCCGCGAGATGGCTCATACCTTCGTGCTGGCCTCGCACGACCCGTCCCTCGCTGAGGTGGCCGGCCGCATCCTTCGGCTTGAGCACGGCTCGCTGCACCCGCCGGCCCCAGCCGACGAGATGGCTCCCGAAACGGGCCCGCCCGACGGAGAGCGCCCGGAGGCCTGA
- a CDS encoding sigma-54-dependent transcriptional regulator, with the protein MPTILVVDDEASIRRTLREILEYEDFGVEEAVDGEEALVALRENAYDLVILDVKMPKRDGMEVLETIADEGYEVPVLMISGHGTIETAVESTKLGAFDFIEKPPDLNRLLVTVRNALDHGQLEVENRRMRQTITEQSTGDLPPIIGESDEIQAIKDTIERVAPTAARVLISGENGTGKELVAKWLHYKSGRADEPMVEVNCAAIPSELIESELFGHEKGAFTGATEQRIGKFEQAHEGTLFLDEIGDMSLSAQAKVLRVLEENEIERVGGEHTIPVDVRVVAATNKDLMEEIEEGQFREDLYHRIGVILIDVPPLRDRREDIPPLTRHIAERVAQRNGLPPKDFAEEAIRRLQRYDWRGNVRELHNVIERLLILVKGDVIEGDDIDQFLQPGGNGEGPAQELIKGYDDFSDARDQFEKHFIQHKLHEHDWNVSQTAETIGIQRSHLYNKLNKYGLERGD; encoded by the coding sequence ATGCCTACAATTTTAGTCGTTGACGACGAGGCGAGCATTCGGCGGACGCTTCGCGAAATCCTGGAGTATGAGGACTTTGGGGTGGAGGAGGCGGTCGACGGGGAGGAGGCGCTGGTGGCCCTCCGCGAGAATGCCTACGACCTGGTGATCCTCGACGTGAAGATGCCGAAGAGGGACGGCATGGAGGTGCTCGAAACGATCGCCGACGAGGGATACGAGGTCCCGGTCCTCATGATCAGTGGCCACGGCACCATCGAGACGGCGGTGGAGTCGACCAAGCTGGGGGCTTTCGATTTCATCGAGAAGCCGCCGGACCTCAACCGATTGCTGGTAACCGTCCGCAACGCCCTGGACCACGGGCAACTGGAGGTCGAGAACCGCCGGATGCGGCAGACGATCACCGAGCAGAGCACCGGAGACCTGCCCCCGATCATTGGGGAGAGCGACGAGATTCAAGCGATTAAGGATACGATTGAGCGGGTAGCCCCCACGGCGGCGCGGGTACTCATCTCCGGTGAGAACGGCACCGGCAAAGAACTCGTGGCCAAATGGCTGCACTACAAATCGGGCCGGGCCGACGAGCCGATGGTGGAGGTGAACTGCGCCGCGATTCCGAGTGAGTTGATTGAGAGCGAGTTGTTCGGGCACGAGAAGGGGGCTTTTACCGGGGCCACGGAGCAGCGCATCGGCAAGTTCGAGCAAGCCCACGAGGGCACGCTGTTCCTGGACGAGATTGGGGACATGAGCCTTTCGGCGCAGGCGAAGGTACTTCGCGTGCTGGAGGAAAATGAAATTGAGCGGGTCGGGGGGGAGCACACCATTCCGGTTGATGTTCGAGTGGTGGCGGCCACCAATAAGGACCTGATGGAGGAGATTGAAGAGGGACAGTTTCGGGAGGACCTTTATCACCGCATCGGCGTCATCCTCATCGACGTCCCGCCCCTCCGAGACCGCCGAGAAGACATCCCGCCGCTGACCCGGCACATCGCCGAGCGGGTGGCCCAGCGCAACGGGCTTCCGCCGAAAGACTTTGCGGAGGAAGCGATCCGGCGGCTGCAGCGGTACGACTGGCGGGGAAATGTCCGAGAGCTGCACAACGTCATCGAGCGCCTCCTCATTCTCGTTAAGGGCGATGTCATCGAAGGGGACGACATTGATCAGTTTTTGCAGCCGGGGGGGAATGGGGAGGGCCCGGCCCAGGAGCTCATCAAGGGCTACGACGACTTCAGTGACGCCCGCGATCAGTTTGAGAAACACTTCATCCAACACAAGCTCCACGAGCACGACTGGAACGTAAGTCAGACGGCCGAAACGATCGGCATCCAGCGATCCCACCTCTACAACAAACTCAACAAGTACGGGCTCGAACGGGGGGACTAG
- a CDS encoding tetratricopeptide repeat protein, giving the protein MAALKTPEKTSRRQELRQNIFVDLYARALLFYDEYKQLAQGLGVALLVLILAIPGYIYYHQQQEEAANQQLGQILPVYEQGNFQQALDGTGDRAGLLSIADDYGGTDAGNLATFYAANALYQREEYDRAATYYQRFEKGQDFIGASAYAAQAAIQENQGSFERAADLYEQAASQYQNELTAPRYLLNAGRAYEEAGQYEAAIGVYERIQDEYPDSDQASNAEQYLARAEVRLGSAPSS; this is encoded by the coding sequence ATGGCTGCCCTCAAAACGCCCGAAAAGACGTCGCGCCGACAAGAACTTCGGCAAAACATCTTCGTCGACCTGTACGCGCGGGCCCTTCTGTTCTACGACGAGTACAAGCAACTCGCGCAGGGACTCGGGGTGGCGCTTCTGGTGTTGATTCTGGCGATTCCGGGATACATCTACTACCACCAGCAGCAGGAAGAGGCGGCCAACCAGCAGCTCGGCCAGATTCTCCCGGTGTATGAGCAGGGCAACTTTCAGCAGGCCCTTGACGGGACGGGCGACCGGGCGGGGCTCCTTTCCATTGCGGACGACTACGGCGGCACCGACGCGGGCAACCTCGCCACCTTCTACGCCGCAAACGCCCTCTATCAGCGGGAAGAGTACGACCGGGCCGCCACGTATTACCAGCGGTTCGAGAAGGGGCAGGATTTCATCGGCGCCAGCGCGTACGCGGCACAGGCGGCCATTCAGGAAAACCAGGGCTCCTTTGAGCGGGCGGCCGATCTCTACGAACAGGCTGCCTCACAGTATCAGAATGAGTTGACGGCCCCCCGATATCTGCTCAATGCGGGACGGGCCTACGAAGAGGCCGGCCAGTACGAGGCGGCCATTGGGGTATATGAGCGGATCCAGGACGAGTACCCGGACTCCGACCAGGCCAGCAACGCCGAGCAATACCTGGCCCGCGCCGAAGTGCGTCTGGGTAGCGCACCCTCGTCATAG
- the gap gene encoding type I glyceraldehyde-3-phosphate dehydrogenase — MSIKLGINGFGRIGRLCFRALLEREEDEIEIVGINDLTDAETLATLFKYDSVHGQFPGDVHLEENTLVVDDEEFPVFSEKDPTNLPWGDHDTDVVIESTGVFRTRDKAAQHLEAGADKVVISAPAKSEVDAMVVLGVNDEILTGDEKVVSNASCTTNCLAPLVKVLDDAFGVESGLMTTVHAYTASQNIVDGPHGDLRRARTAAESIIPTTTGGAKAVGKVLPHLDGKLDGMAMRVPTPDGSVTDLTAVVEQDVTVEDVNEAFYEAANGELEGILAYSDDPIVSRDIIHDPHSCIYDAPWSKVAGSQVKLVGWYDNEWGYANRTVDLVERLMNA; from the coding sequence ATGTCGATCAAACTAGGAATTAATGGATTTGGCCGTATCGGGCGGCTGTGTTTTCGTGCCCTCCTGGAACGCGAGGAGGACGAGATCGAGATCGTGGGCATCAACGACCTGACGGACGCCGAGACGCTGGCCACCCTGTTCAAGTACGACTCGGTACATGGGCAATTCCCCGGCGACGTGCACCTGGAGGAGAACACCCTCGTGGTGGACGATGAGGAGTTTCCCGTCTTCAGCGAAAAGGACCCGACGAACCTTCCCTGGGGCGACCACGACACCGACGTGGTGATCGAGTCCACGGGCGTGTTCCGCACCCGGGACAAGGCGGCCCAGCACCTTGAGGCCGGCGCGGACAAGGTTGTCATCAGTGCCCCCGCCAAGAGCGAGGTGGACGCCATGGTGGTGCTGGGGGTCAACGACGAGATCCTCACCGGAGACGAGAAGGTGGTGTCCAATGCCAGCTGCACCACCAACTGCCTCGCCCCCCTGGTCAAGGTTCTCGACGATGCCTTCGGCGTGGAGAGCGGCCTCATGACGACCGTGCACGCCTACACCGCCTCCCAGAACATCGTCGACGGCCCCCACGGTGACCTCCGCCGCGCCCGGACCGCCGCCGAGTCCATCATTCCCACCACTACCGGCGGCGCGAAGGCTGTCGGCAAAGTTCTGCCCCACCTCGACGGCAAGCTCGACGGCATGGCGATGCGCGTCCCGACGCCGGACGGCTCGGTGACCGACCTCACGGCGGTCGTAGAGCAGGACGTGACGGTCGAGGACGTCAATGAGGCATTCTACGAAGCCGCCAACGGCGAGCTCGAAGGGATCCTGGCCTACAGCGATGACCCGATCGTCTCCCGCGACATCATCCACGACCCGCATTCCTGCATCTACGATGCGCCGTGGTCGAAGGTAGCCGGCTCGCAGGTGAAATTGGTCGGCTGGTACGACAACGAGTGGGGCTACGCGAACCGGACCGTTGATCTCGTGGAGCGGCTCATGAACGCGTAA
- a CDS encoding phosphoglycerate kinase gives MHKLTLDDVDVRGQRVLIRVDFNVPLDISEDGSPCVGDDTRIRAALPTIRHVLDQGGKAILVSHLGRPGGQPDPDLSLACVGDHLGTLIEERVRFSSNTVGDTVEEVINGMSDGSVILLENTRFDSGEKANDDTFSKALASLADVYVNDAFGAAHRAHASTAGVAEFMDVAVLGRLMEDEIEALARVRDDPEHPLVAVLGGSKVSDKLGTIRALSETADHLLIGGAMSYTFLKVLGHEVGASRVEADRLETAEDLYEQAEGAITLPTDHVVAEAPEAEAEASVVEDDIPEDLMGLDIGPATIDAYRDRILDAATVVWNGPMGVFEVDPFADGTTAIAEAAADATDDGAFSVVGGGDSVSALTQSGCDDRISHVSTGGGALLTFLEGTPLPGVEALTDA, from the coding sequence ATGCACAAGTTAACCCTCGACGACGTCGACGTACGCGGCCAGCGCGTCCTCATCCGTGTCGATTTCAACGTGCCGCTCGACATCTCCGAGGACGGAAGTCCCTGTGTGGGGGACGACACCCGTATCCGTGCCGCCCTTCCCACCATTCGCCACGTCCTCGACCAGGGCGGGAAGGCCATCCTCGTGAGTCACCTGGGCCGCCCAGGCGGACAGCCCGACCCGGACTTGAGCCTCGCCTGCGTGGGGGACCATCTCGGCACCCTCATCGAGGAGCGGGTTCGCTTCTCCAGCAACACGGTGGGGGATACCGTCGAGGAGGTCATCAACGGCATGAGCGACGGCAGCGTGATTTTGCTGGAGAACACGCGCTTCGACTCTGGCGAGAAGGCCAACGACGACACTTTCTCGAAGGCGCTGGCCAGCCTGGCTGACGTGTACGTCAACGATGCCTTCGGCGCGGCCCACCGGGCGCACGCCTCCACCGCCGGGGTGGCCGAGTTCATGGACGTGGCCGTCCTGGGGCGCCTGATGGAGGACGAGATCGAGGCCCTAGCGCGCGTCCGAGACGACCCGGAGCATCCCCTGGTCGCCGTCCTCGGCGGCTCCAAGGTCTCCGACAAGCTGGGGACGATCCGGGCTCTATCGGAGACGGCGGACCACCTGCTCATCGGAGGGGCCATGAGCTACACCTTCCTGAAGGTGCTCGGGCACGAGGTGGGAGCCTCCCGCGTGGAGGCCGATCGGCTGGAAACGGCCGAGGACCTGTACGAACAAGCCGAGGGCGCCATCACGCTCCCCACGGATCACGTCGTGGCCGAGGCGCCGGAGGCTGAGGCCGAGGCCTCGGTCGTGGAGGACGACATCCCCGAGGATCTCATGGGACTCGACATCGGTCCCGCTACAATTGACGCCTACCGCGACCGCATCCTCGACGCGGCCACGGTGGTCTGGAATGGACCCATGGGCGTGTTCGAGGTGGATCCATTCGCGGACGGCACGACCGCGATCGCAGAAGCTGCGGCCGACGCCACGGACGATGGCGCCTTTTCGGTGGTCGGGGGCGGCGACTCGGTGTCGGCACTGACCCAGTCCGGGTGCGACGACCGCATCAGTCACGTCTCCACCGGCGGCGGCGCCCTGCTTACGTTCCTTGAGGGCACCCCCCTTCCCGGAGTCGAGGCCCTCACGGATGCGTAG